The DNA window GTACATGGAGGCGTACCGGGACGCGCTCGAGGATCCCCTCGAGCTCCTCGGAGTCCGGGCGTGAGCGCCCTCGCGGACAGGAGCGCCGGCGCCGCGGAGCGCTCCGGCCGCGCGCTTCGGTTCGTCTGGTTCGTCCACTCGCTGCGCTCCGACTGGAATCACGGAAACGCGCACTTCCTGCGCGGGGTCATCTTCGAGCTCGGCCGCCGCGGCCACGAGGCCGACGTCTACGAGCCCGAGGGGGCTTGGAGCCTGGCGCAGCTCCTCGAGGAGCACGGACCCGCCGCGGTGAAGGCCTTCGAAAGCGCTTACCCGGGCCTTCACAGCAGGACGTACCGTCTCGAGGGGATCGACCTCGACCGGGTCCTGGACGGCGCCGACGTGGTGATCGTGCACGAGTGGAACGACCCGGCGCTCCTACGCAGGCTCGGGGACGCACGGAGGCGCATGCCGTCGCTCCGCCTCTTCTTCCACGACACGCATCATCGCGCCGTCACGAAACCCGAGGAGATCGGGCAGCTCGACCTCTCGGAGTTCGACGGCGTGCTCGCGTTCGGTCGGATCCTGAGCGATCACTACCGGGACCGGGGATGGACGCGGGCGGCATGGACGTGGCACGAGGCCGCGGATCCGCGCGTGTTCCGTCCTCATCCGGGCGTGGAGCGGAGCGAGGACCTCGTGTGGATCGGCAACTGGGGAGATGGCGAACGCGCGCGTGAGCTTTCCGAGTACCTGCTCGGCCCCGCCCGCGCGCTCGGGCTCCGCGCGACCGTGTACGGCGTGCGCTACCCGGACGAGGCGCGCCGCGCCCTCGACGAGGCCGGGATCCGGTATCGCGGGTGGCTCCCGAACTTCGAGGCGCCGGCGGTCTTCGCGCGCCACAAGGCGACCGTGCACGTTCCCCGGTGGCCGTACGCACGCGCCCTCCCGGGCATTCCGACGATCCGCGTCTTCGAGGCGCTGGCCTGCGGGATCCCGCTCGTGTGCGCCCCGTGGGAGGACGCGGAAGGACTCTTCACGCCGCACCGCGACTACGAGGTCGCGCGAAGCGGCGCCCGGATGCGGGAGCGGCTCCGGGAGCTGATCCACGAGCCGGAGCGCGGCGCTGCGCTCGCGGAACACGGGCTCGCGACGATCCGGAGCCGGCACACGTGCGCGCATCGCGTGGACGAGCTTCTCTCGATCGTACGGGAGACCTCCGGGACGCCCGGGCGCGCCACCGCCGCGGCGGACGCGGAGGCTCGCGCATGAGCGCCCCGCGGTCCTTCGCGTTCTTCGGCTCGAGCCTCGTCTCGTCCTACTGGAACGGAGCGGCCACGTACTACCGGGGGCTGATCCGGGCCCTCCACGAGCTCGGTCATCGCGTCACGTTCTACGAGCCGGACGCCTATGGACGGCAGCAGCATCGAGACATCGACGACCCGCCGTGGGCGCGGGTGATCGTGTATCCGCCCACCGAGGCCGCCGCCGCCCAGGCGCTGGAGTCGGCGCGAGGCAGCGACGTGCTCGTGAAGACGAGCGGCGTGGGCGTGCTCGATGCGTTCTTGGAATCCGCGGTTCTCGACCGCGCGCGGGCCGGGGCGCTCGTCGGGTTCCTCGACGTCGACGCCCCCGCCACGCTCGAGCGAGTGGAGCGGACTCCGAACGATCCGTTCCGCGGGCTGGTGCCCCGCTATGACTTCGTCTTCACGTACGGGGGCGGCGCCCCCGTCGTGCGCGCGTACACGGCGCTCGGCGCGAGGGTCTGCGTCCCCATCTACAACGCGCTCGATCCCGACACGCACCATCCCGTCCCGCGCGAGCCGCGGTTCGAATCCGACCTCGCCTTCCTGGGGAATCGGCTTCCGGACCGCGAGCATCGCGTGGACGAGTTCTTCTTCCGCTGCGCGCGCCGCATGCCCTGGCGGCGGTTCCTCCTCGGCGGGAGCGGGTGGGAGGGGAAGCCTCTCCCGAACAACGTGACCTGGATCGGACACGTCCCCACGGCGGATCACAACGCGCTCAACGTCACGCCGCTCGCGGTCCTCAACGTGAGCCGGGACAGCATGGCCCGGTTCGGATTCTCGCCGGCGACGCGCGTCTTCGAAGCCGGGGGGGCGGGAGCGTGCCTGGTCACCGATGCGTGGGAGGGGATCGAGCTCTTCCTCGAGCCGGGACGCGAGGTGCTCGTGGCGTCTTCCGGAGAGGATGTGGCCGATCACCTCCGCTCGCTCGCGCCGGAGCGCGCGCGAGAGATCGGACGGGCGGCGCGACGGCGGGTTCTGGCCGAGCACACCTACGCCCGCCGCGCGCGCGAGGTCGAGGCGGTGCTGGACGGCCGCCTGGGATCGCGCGAGGCAGCGCCGGGTTTCGCGGCCGATCCCCAGGTCACGAGCGCGCCGGTCACGAGCGGGCCCACCACCGCCGCGCCCGCGACGCGGCTGCCATGACCCGGGACCGGCTCCGCATCGTCATCCTCGGGCTCTCGATCACCTCGTCGTGGGGGAACGGGCACGCGACCACCTACCGCGCGCTCGTGAAGGGGCTCGCCCGCCGCGGGCACGACGTCCTCTTCCTCGAGCGGGACGTGCCGTGGTACGCATCGCAGCGAGACCTCGACCGGCCGCCGTACGGGCACACCGTCCTCTACGATTCACTCGAGGATCTCGAGAGACGGCACGAGGGGAACGTGCGGGACGCCGATCTCGTGATCGTGGGATCGTACGTGCCCGACGGCATTGCCGTGGGCGAGTGGGTGCTGCGCGTCGCGCGCGGCACGCGCGCGTTCTACGACATCGACACGCCGGTCACGCTCGCCCTCCTCGAGCGCGGCGCCTCGGAGTACCTGACGCCGGCTCTCGCGCGGCGGTACGACCTCTACCTCTCGTTCACCGGCGGGCCGACGCTGGATCGCCTCGCGCGGGAGCACGGCGTGGAGCGGGCGCGTCCCCTCTACTGCTCGGTGGACCCCGAGCTGTACCGTCCGACGCGCGAGGAGCCGCGATGGGATCTCGGCTATCTCGGCACCTACGCCGAGGACCGGCACGCGGGGCTCTGCCGCCTCCTGCTCGACCCCGCGAAGCAGTGGACGCAGGGGAGGTTCATCGTCGCCGGTCCCCAGTACCCGGAAACCATGGCATGGCCCCCGAACGTCGAGCGGACGCACCACGTCGCTCCGTGCGATCACGCCCGCTTCTACGGCAGGCAGCGGTTCACCCTGAACCTCACGAGGGCCCCCATGATCGAGGCCGGGTACTCGCCCAGCGTGCGGCTCTTCGAGGCGGCCGCCTGCGGGACGCCCATCGTGAGCGACCGCTGGGCGGGGCTCGAGGAGGTGCTCACGCCCGGCCGGGAGATCCTGATCGCCGAAGGGTCCGGTGACGTTCTCGGCATGCTGCGCGAGCTTCCCGAAGCGCGAAGGCGCGAGATCGGAGAGGCGGCGCGGGACCGCGTGCTCCGGTCTCACACGGGGGAGCACCGCGCGGACCAGCTCGCGGGCTACGTGCGCGAGGTCGTGCCCCGGGGCTCGAGTCCCGCGGCGTCCCCGTCCGCTTCGTAAGCGAGGTCGAGCAGCTCCGCCACGTTCGTGAGGCGCTCCGCCTCCTCGTCGAATCGCGGCGACCGCGCGAGACGGGTGGCCCAGTTCGTCACCGCCGCGCCCTGCCAGTCCCGCGAAGGCTCCGCGAGAGTCTCCCGCGACGTGCCGCGGAAGCGCTCCACCGTGAAGTCGTAGAACGAGCCGTTCCGGTTCGTCCACGCCGCGCCCCCCTCGGTTCCAAAGACGGAGAGCCCGATCACGGCGTCCTGTCCCGCGGGCAGGTTCCAGGAGCACGCGATGCGAATCACGGCGCCCGATGCGAGGTCGATCTCGACCAGAGCCTGATCCTCGACCCGGTCCCGGCGGCCGTGGAGGCGCTCCCCCTTCGCGTGAAGCCGGCTCGTCACGCGGCGCGGATCGGGGAAGTCGAGGAGCCACGCGCTCAGGTCGAGGAGGTGGATGCCGAGGTCCATGAGACATCCGCCTCCGGCGCGTGCGGGGTCGTAGAACCAGGGCTTGTCGGGTCCGTACGCGTTGTGGAACACCGCGTCCACGAGGACGGGCCGACCCAGCGCCCCCGAGCGCACGAGATCCCGCATCTCCCGCATCCCGCGCACGTGCCGGTAGCAGAGGTCCGTTCCGAGGAGCCTGTCCCGGAGGCGCGCCTCGCGGACCACCGCCGCCGTCTCCGCGGCGTTCCGTCCGAGAGGCTTCTGGCAGAAGACCGCCATCCCGCGGCTCAGGAACGCGAGGCACTGCTCCGCGTGGAGCGCGCTCGGCGTCGCGATGACGACCCCATCCAGATCCGCCTCGAAGAGGAGCGCGGGATCGTCGCTGTAGGCCGCGTCGCGGCACGAGCACCGCGCGTCGCGCGCGCGGCCGAGCGAGGAGTCCACGACGCACGCGATCTCGGCCTTGCCGCTCCTCGCGACCGCTTCCAGCCGGTTCTGACCGATCCATCCGACGCCGAGGAATCCAAGGCGGGGGAGGGCGCGTGGTGCCGGCCCCCGGCTCCCGTCGAGCTCGCTCGAGGCGGGAGCCCCGCGGGGCCACGTGCCGAAACGCCCCGCGCCGGAGGGCGGCGCGCCCATTCCCTGCGTCCGTGCCGCGCTCATGCCGAGACCACCGCTTTCAGGAAGGACTCCGGCCTCGTGTGGATCGCATCGAGCGCGCCACCGAGCTCGGAGAGGGAGAACCGGTGCGTGACGAGGAACCGGTGGTCGAGCGCGCCCGAACGCACGGCCTCGACGCCGAGCCGCATCCCTTCGATGTAGACCTCGGGTCTTCGCTCGTGCGCGTTGATCACGTCGATGCCCCGCCAGTTCCACGTCTGCATGTCCACCCGCCTCGGCCCGTCCTGGTGGTAGCCGGCGATCACCAGCCGCCCCCCTTCGGCCGTGAGCGCGGTCGCGAGATCGAGTCCCTCCTGGTGGCCGACGGCCTCGAGCACGCGGTCGCAGCCGCGGCCGCGCGTCGCCTCGAGGATCGACGCCGCCGCGGAACCGTCCATCGGGATGGTCTCGGTGGCGCCGCAACGGCGGGCGATGTCGCGCGCGAAGGCGCGGCGCGAAACCGCGAAGACCCGCGCTCCCGTGCGGGACGCGAGCTGGACCAGGAGCGCACCGAGGAATCCCACGCCGATCACCGCCACGTCCTGTCCGGGACGGACGTCCGACCGGCGGAACACGTTCATGGCGCACCCGAGCGCTTCGCCCGGAAGCGGATCGTCGTCGAGCTCGGGAGGCAGCGGAACGACCGAGGGGGCCTTCGCGACGTCGTACTCGGCGAACGCGCGATACGACAGGAGCGTCACGCGCGCGCCGACCTCGAGCTCCTCGACGTCCTCGCCGAGAGCCTCGATGCGCCCCCATCCCTCGTGCCCGGGCGCACCGGGCTCGCAGGGATACTGGAACCACGCTCGCCCTTCCCACAGGGCGCCGTGGGAGCCACAGACGCCGCTTCCTTCGAGCCTCACCAGGACCTCTCCGGGTCCAGGCTCCGGCCGATCGACACGGAGAACGGACGCGCTTCGCGGTCCCTGGATCTGCGCGGCCCACATGGTGCCGCGCGCGGGCGCCGCGGGAGCGGAGGCGCGCTTCGATCGGGTCACGGGCTTCATGCCACGCGCTCCCTCTGCTCGAGGCCGGTTCCGAGGAGGCGCAGGAGCGTCTCCCGCCATCGCTCGAGCGCGCGCTCGAGGATCTCGCGCTCGAGCGGATCCCGCTCCGCCTCCGCGAAGAACCGGCACTGGCCGAGCCGGTGCGCCGCATAGGCCACGAGATATCCGGGGAGACACGCGCCGGCGCGAAGCCCCGAGCGCGCTTCGAGGTCCGCGACGAACGCGGCCGCGCGCTCTCCGGGGAGATCCCATTCGAGGATGGTGCCCGCCACGTCCCAGGGCAGGGGCTGACGTCCGACCCACGTGTGGTCGAGATCGTGTCCGCCCGCGTCCGTCTTCACGAGCCGCCCCTCCGGCGTGCGGATCCACTCGTGCGGCGCCATGCGTCCGTCGCCCGCGGCGGGCATGTGGCGCCCGGGGGCGCCGCTTCCCTCGAGGATGTCGAGCGCGGCGGACGCACTGTCGCGATCGAGCGCCTCCGCCACGTTCACGCGCACCATGTCGGTGAGGCGCCGCCTCGCGTCGCGCGCCTCGCGCGGCGGCAGCGGCCCGCGAGCGGACGCCACGAGATACGCGGACACGCACGCGAGCGCCTCGGACGGAGCGTCCGAGCTCGTGCACGGCACGCCGGCAATCCAGTCGGTCGCGACGAACCCCAGCGAGACCCCGAGCGGGGCGGAGACCCACCCGTGCCGTGCGAGCTCCGAGAGGCGCCGGGCGGCCGCGTCCGCCATGGAGGCGCGCCCTCGAGGGGCGGTGGCGAGTCCCGCGTACTTGAAGAGGACGCGCCTTCCGCTCGCGCCCGTCACGAGGAGCTTGGGCCGCTCGAGCGCGCGGATCACGGCGGGCCATTGCGACGGGGCTTGGAACAGGAGCGCCCGCCAGGCGCCGTGGCTCCAATCCTCGCACGGGCCGGGCTCGTCGCCACGCAGGGCTTCGATTCCTCCCCAGAGCGCCTGCGCGAGGCCGGGCACGCCTCCCTCGGGCGCGCCGTGCCCCGCGACGTACGAGGCGTGCGATCGGAAGCGCCGTCGAGCCGAGGCGGACGCGGCGATGCCGGGTCCCGCCGCGTGCGCGGGAACGAAGTCGATGGAGGCGGGGTCGATCCCGGACGAACGCAGCATGTCCGCCGCGGCGAGCATCGACGAGCCGGAAAGGCCCGGGCCTTCGTCCACGACGATTCCGCGCGACGCGGGCGGCACGCGCCCCTCCACGCGCCGCGCGAGGGGATGCCCCACGGGACGCGCCGTCTCCCGCCGCGCGCGGAAGCCGCGGGCACGGAGCGCGGCGGCCACGACCGCGGACAGCGTGGTCCCGATGCTGCGCACCCCGAGCACGAGCACGTCGCGTTCGGCGTCCTCCTCGTGCTCCTCGGCCCAGCGCCGGGCGCAGGCGCGATAGGAGTCCGGAAGGAGGCAGTAGTACGCGAATCCTTCCGGAATCCGGACGAGGAGCGACTCCTGCGAGGGAGGGACGAGCGCGAGAAACCGGCGCGCACGGCGAAGGTCCTCGCGGGCGCGCCGCGCCGCCCGAGGATCCACGGGGTCCGAACCGAGGAGGCGCTCGAACGCATCGGCCGCGGCGTCCGACGCCGCCCGGGCCGCGCGCGCCGGGCCGTCCGGCGCCTCCGCACCGCTCGATGCGTCCTGGAGCGCCTGCTCGATCTCGCCGAGATGGATCAGCGCTCGTCGAACGGCTTCGCAACCCGGCTCGCCGATCGCGAGATCGATCTCGAAGCACGCGTTCTCGAGCGCGTGGCGGCGCGACACCTCCCGGACCGCGTCTCCGTACACGATCATCGGAGCCCCGGGATCGCCGCGTCGGGCGCGCGCAGGACCCTCGACCGGACGATCCGTCCGTGGCCGGGCTCCGGGCCCTCGTTCATCGCGACCACGCGCCACGTGCCGCCCTCGTGCACGAGCGTGCTGACGGAGGCCGGATCGACGTCGAAGCGGGGCAGGTGGTCCAGGTCGGTTCCCAGGGCGCTCGCGAGGACCGCCTTGATGACATCGCCATGGCTCACGAGGATGATGGTTTCCCCGAGATGATCCCGACGGAGTCGATCGGCCGCGGTGAGCACCCGCTCGCGGACTTCCCGCATGGACTCGCCTCCGGGGACCGGAGCCTCGCCCCGCGCCGTGTGGAA is part of the Candidatus Eisenbacteria bacterium genome and encodes:
- a CDS encoding glycosyltransferase produces the protein MTRDRLRIVILGLSITSSWGNGHATTYRALVKGLARRGHDVLFLERDVPWYASQRDLDRPPYGHTVLYDSLEDLERRHEGNVRDADLVIVGSYVPDGIAVGEWVLRVARGTRAFYDIDTPVTLALLERGASEYLTPALARRYDLYLSFTGGPTLDRLAREHGVERARPLYCSVDPELYRPTREEPRWDLGYLGTYAEDRHAGLCRLLLDPAKQWTQGRFIVAGPQYPETMAWPPNVERTHHVAPCDHARFYGRQRFTLNLTRAPMIEAGYSPSVRLFEAAACGTPIVSDRWAGLEEVLTPGREILIAEGSGDVLGMLRELPEARRREIGEAARDRVLRSHTGEHRADQLAGYVREVVPRGSSPAASPSAS
- a CDS encoding histidine phosphatase family protein, with amino-acid sequence MPAPMTAFLWVRHASHDLLGARLAGRMPGVSLNARGALEARRLGTWLAGARIDRLYTSPLERCMETAAAIARANGCTPQVLPELTEIDFGAWTGRAFDDLAADPAWTRFHTARGEAPVPGGESMREVRERVLTAADRLRRDHLGETIILVSHGDVIKAVLASALGTDLDHLPRFDVDPASVSTLVHEGGTWRVVAMNEGPEPGHGRIVRSRVLRAPDAAIPGLR
- a CDS encoding zinc-binding dehydrogenase, producing MKPVTRSKRASAPAAPARGTMWAAQIQGPRSASVLRVDRPEPGPGEVLVRLEGSGVCGSHGALWEGRAWFQYPCEPGAPGHEGWGRIEALGEDVEELEVGARVTLLSYRAFAEYDVAKAPSVVPLPPELDDDPLPGEALGCAMNVFRRSDVRPGQDVAVIGVGFLGALLVQLASRTGARVFAVSRRAFARDIARRCGATETIPMDGSAAASILEATRGRGCDRVLEAVGHQEGLDLATALTAEGGRLVIAGYHQDGPRRVDMQTWNWRGIDVINAHERRPEVYIEGMRLGVEAVRSGALDHRFLVTHRFSLSELGGALDAIHTRPESFLKAVVSA
- a CDS encoding glycosyltransferase — translated: MSAPRSFAFFGSSLVSSYWNGAATYYRGLIRALHELGHRVTFYEPDAYGRQQHRDIDDPPWARVIVYPPTEAAAAQALESARGSDVLVKTSGVGVLDAFLESAVLDRARAGALVGFLDVDAPATLERVERTPNDPFRGLVPRYDFVFTYGGGAPVVRAYTALGARVCVPIYNALDPDTHHPVPREPRFESDLAFLGNRLPDREHRVDEFFFRCARRMPWRRFLLGGSGWEGKPLPNNVTWIGHVPTADHNALNVTPLAVLNVSRDSMARFGFSPATRVFEAGGAGACLVTDAWEGIELFLEPGREVLVASSGEDVADHLRSLAPERAREIGRAARRRVLAEHTYARRAREVEAVLDGRLGSREAAPGFAADPQVTSAPVTSGPTTAAPATRLP
- a CDS encoding Gfo/Idh/MocA family oxidoreductase, with the translated sequence MSAARTQGMGAPPSGAGRFGTWPRGAPASSELDGSRGPAPRALPRLGFLGVGWIGQNRLEAVARSGKAEIACVVDSSLGRARDARCSCRDAAYSDDPALLFEADLDGVVIATPSALHAEQCLAFLSRGMAVFCQKPLGRNAAETAAVVREARLRDRLLGTDLCYRHVRGMREMRDLVRSGALGRPVLVDAVFHNAYGPDKPWFYDPARAGGGCLMDLGIHLLDLSAWLLDFPDPRRVTSRLHAKGERLHGRRDRVEDQALVEIDLASGAVIRIACSWNLPAGQDAVIGLSVFGTEGGAAWTNRNGSFYDFTVERFRGTSRETLAEPSRDWQGAAVTNWATRLARSPRFDEEAERLTNVAELLDLAYEADGDAAGLEPRGTTSRT
- a CDS encoding glycosyltransferase, coding for MSALADRSAGAAERSGRALRFVWFVHSLRSDWNHGNAHFLRGVIFELGRRGHEADVYEPEGAWSLAQLLEEHGPAAVKAFESAYPGLHSRTYRLEGIDLDRVLDGADVVIVHEWNDPALLRRLGDARRRMPSLRLFFHDTHHRAVTKPEEIGQLDLSEFDGVLAFGRILSDHYRDRGWTRAAWTWHEAADPRVFRPHPGVERSEDLVWIGNWGDGERARELSEYLLGPARALGLRATVYGVRYPDEARRALDEAGIRYRGWLPNFEAPAVFARHKATVHVPRWPYARALPGIPTIRVFEALACGIPLVCAPWEDAEGLFTPHRDYEVARSGARMRERLRELIHEPERGAALAEHGLATIRSRHTCAHRVDELLSIVRETSGTPGRATAAADAEARA